In Nostoc sp. CENA543, a single genomic region encodes these proteins:
- a CDS encoding YkgJ family cysteine cluster protein, protein MATWQCVKQCGACCNLDPADRPEIEDYLTPEELELYMSMVGEGGWCINFDHETRECRIYANRPRFCRVETTIFEDMYGIEPEELNDFAIECCRQQIEGVYGDRSLEMLRFDKAVGF, encoded by the coding sequence ATGGCAACATGGCAATGTGTAAAACAGTGTGGAGCTTGCTGCAACCTCGACCCAGCAGATCGTCCCGAAATTGAAGACTATCTCACGCCAGAAGAACTGGAATTATACATGAGTATGGTAGGTGAGGGCGGCTGGTGCATTAACTTTGACCACGAAACGCGGGAATGTCGCATTTATGCAAACCGTCCGCGCTTTTGCCGTGTAGAAACGACGATATTTGAGGATATGTACGGAATTGAGCCAGAAGAACTGAATGATTTTGCTATCGAGTGCTGTCGTCAACAAATTGAAGGGGTTTACGGCGATCGCTCTTTGGAAATGTTACGTTTCGATAAAGCTGTAGGTTTCTAG
- the psb30 gene encoding photosystem II reaction center protein Ycf12/Psb30, giving the protein MFDAIANINWEVIFQLTSVALIVIAGPAVIFVLAFRNGNL; this is encoded by the coding sequence ATGTTTGACGCTATTGCTAACATTAATTGGGAAGTAATCTTTCAGCTAACCTCTGTTGCATTGATTGTCATTGCTGGGCCTGCTGTGATTTTCGTACTCGCTTTCCGCAACGGCAATCTTTAG